One genomic region from Coprothermobacter sp. encodes:
- a CDS encoding 30S ribosomal protein S12, translating to MATFNQLVRSPRVQPKFKTKTPALKGCPQKRGVCTQVKTATPKKPNSALRKIARVRLTNGMEVTAYIGGIGHNLQEHSMVLIRGGRVKDLPGVRYHIIRGTLDTAGVANRMKARSKYGAKRAKKGAAAKKGGK from the coding sequence ATGGCGACATTTAACCAGCTGGTGCGGTCCCCCCGCGTTCAGCCGAAGTTCAAGACAAAGACTCCGGCTCTCAAGGGTTGCCCACAGAAGAGGGGTGTCTGCACCCAGGTCAAGACCGCGACACCGAAGAAGCCTAACTCCGCATTGCGCAAGATTGCCAGAGTTCGTCTGACAAACGGCATGGAGGTCACGGCTTACATCGGCGGCATCGGTCATAATCTCCAGGAGCACTCGATGGTGCTGATTCGTGGCGGCAGGGTCAAGGATTTGCCTGGCGTGCGCTATCACATCATTCGTGGAACACTGGATACCGCAGGCGTGGCCAATCGCATGAAGGCACGTTCGAAGTACGGAGCCAAGCGAGCCAAGAAGGGCGCCGCAGCAAAGAAAGGTGGCAAGTAA
- a CDS encoding 30S ribosomal protein S7 — protein sequence MPRKKRQFRKPAQADPIYNSELLNHFINKILKKGKKVKAQGIVYGAIKLIDGKGAKPGIEVFQQAVEKCRPLVEVKPRRVGGATLQVPVEVDSRRGINLSMEWIVDAAKKRAGKSMIEKIAYEMIDAVSETGSAFKKKSDVHRMAEANKSYSHYRW from the coding sequence ATGCCCAGGAAGAAGCGGCAGTTCCGCAAGCCAGCTCAGGCTGATCCCATCTACAACAGCGAGCTGTTGAACCACTTCATCAACAAGATCCTCAAGAAGGGCAAGAAGGTCAAGGCGCAGGGTATTGTGTATGGAGCCATCAAGCTCATCGACGGGAAGGGCGCAAAGCCTGGCATCGAAGTCTTCCAGCAGGCTGTTGAGAAATGCCGGCCCCTGGTTGAGGTGAAGCCCCGCCGAGTCGGTGGAGCCACACTTCAGGTACCTGTCGAGGTTGACTCACGCCGTGGTATCAACCTGAGCATGGAATGGATCGTCGATGCCGCGAAGAAACGCGCTGGCAAGTCGATGATCGAGAAAATAGCATATGAGATGATTGACGCGGTATCTGAGACGGGCTCCGCCTTCAAGAAGAAGTCGGATGTCCACAGGATGGCAGAGGCAAACAAGTCTTACTCTCACTATCGCTGGTAG